The Nakaseomyces glabratus chromosome H, complete sequence genome segment TTTACCGATAGTCTCATCGTAAACTCTCATGTTGTCAATAGTTTTCGTGACATTCTCCTTCAGTCTCTTCTCCTTCAACTCAGGATTCTCACGCTCTTCCTTCGACCTAGCATGTCTCATCTTATGACGCTCCTTGTTCTTTTGGTCTTTTATCTGAGCAAAAAGCTCTTGACGTTTGAGCTTATTCTTAATCTTTATCTCTTCTGGTGCCATCGTTGATATTGCTGTTCGTCTTCTAAGGTGCTTATGCTAATTTAGCAATGTAGCTATTCTTGTACTCAGGTGTGACTGTGGTAAATAGTCTAGATAACTGACTTATTCCAACTTTCCTagatgctcatcgcatcgcatcgcaattttgcttcttttcaattttttttcaggtGCTCATCGCACACGCACTTTGAAGCAAGAAGGACAATAATAAGCTGAGAATGGTTGTTCTCACAGAGAAGCACATAACATTTAATGCTATACAATATTGGTATTTACACCACCATAAATACTATCAAAAATTGTAGAAAAATTCAGGCTATTTTATCTAATGTTTTGCTTGTCAATATTCGAAATACATAAAGGGCAATAAAATTGATTTCTAATGtaagaaaataatagtGAGTTAGAGATTAAAGGCTGGCAAATATTGTTAGTATAccaatttatttttatatcaaTTTGTACTTAACGCAGCTCATTTGTCTCTCCATATGTTACTTTCCATTTCTCAGATATGCAGTTGGGATTTATCTTGTTGGTTTGCTAACAAATcataaaattattatttacaaGAGCATTAAAGTAAATAGTCTATACAAAATAGAGTGttgaagacaaaaaaaaattataatattatatttagAGACAGATATAAATGCTTGGTCATATGCAcattatattataaaaaagaaaagtaagatataatgaaagaaacaCGATTAACTCGCAATGTGGACTAGAATTCCAGATTCTAGTGACACTGTAGAAATGAAATGGTGAATCTCACATTTACTTTTGGAAGTTACCTTCGGTCTTGACCCTGTTGGTCTTACCGTTTGGAACACCTTCCTTCAGGATCAATCCAATGACTTCCTCTACCTTCTTACCCTTTCCGAATTCGTTCTCTAATTGAGCCTTTGAAGCTTCACCGAATGTACCAGTGGCACCTTTACCGTCCAAGTTAGTGAAGACTTTGAACACTTCAACAACATTGGCCAGCTTGGAAGGAGATGGCGATGCCAAATAGTCGTCAGCAGCAGCCTGCGACGTAACATATATCACCAGATCAGTCTCCTTACCCTTGTAGAAATATTGTAGCACTTCGGTAGAAGAGTTTCTTCTAGGCTTCTTCTTGGTATCATCGTGTTGATTACCGTGGAACAATTCATTCAATGACATGGTTTGAGATTACTTTTTGGTTAGctattttttaatatatattagatGGTTTCTAATAGTGATTTTATTAGTTTAATTTACAAGAAAGTTTAAAATTAAGAAAAGACCATTGAGTTGTGTAAATGTTGATCAATAACACCccctttatatattcaattCTTTGGGCATTGGCAATTCTTCTACTCAAAGAGTCATTATGCCCCCCTTCTTCTTGCGTTCTTCAATGGTCAAGAGAAGCTTATAACGAGAGCCCACCCCCTTCAAATCAAATTGCGAACTTAGGCCATAATCTGGGTGGAACTGTACTGAGTAGAAGTCCAAGCCATAGTAAACTCTTGAAGCTCCCCTTCATCATACGAAATGCTAGGGTTTCAAGCTCGGTAAGGAGTTTCCTTACATGAGTTACAATGAACGGGCACAGACAACCACAATGCTTGTGGAATCCTTTCAAGGAATatgggggggggggacAAGGACCAAGAGAAAGGCCTATTCAAATTGAGGAATCCTCAGTTCTcgcaaaagaaaaatgggCTTCTTGACGTAAAAGTTCTCAGTGAGAGGTGAGGGACAGGACGTAGTGCTCAAGAgacaagaacaaagagaGGATGAGGTCAAAATGAGATCCTCCCCCCTTTCATCCCTTGTCTAGTCTGCTGGCCCCACCACCCCTTGCAATATCATTAGCTTATTCTTTCTCGAGAATGATCGTTTGACAATTTGGGATTCAAGATGACTTGGGAAGTAGAATGCCGGGGGTAGGGAGGTCCCGATGAACGTTAAAACAGACTAGACCTAGTGATGACGTGTGGCTCTCACTTTTGGGCCTCTATAACTTTATGTAAAAGAGATAGAAATTGTGGACAAGCCTATACTAAGCCATTTGCAATCAAGTTCTGCTGTCTTT includes the following:
- the RTC3 gene encoding Rtc3p (CAGL0H02101g~Ortholog(s) have role in RNA metabolic process and biofilm matrix, cytoplasm, nucleus localization), with the protein product MSLNELFHGNQHDDTKKKPRRNSSTEVLQYFYKGKETDLVIYVTSQAAADDYLASPSPSKLANVVEVFKVFTNLDGKGATGTFGEASKAQLENEFGKGKKVEEVIGLILKEGVPNGKTNRVKTEGNFQK